From the Maioricimonas rarisocia genome, one window contains:
- a CDS encoding STAS domain-containing protein yields MTTLAAAHDHTVFPVERRGDTLIVTPTGDLGGFGRTVVESELQNLRKLFADDGTANLIFDLSGAPYFGSEMIAAMISFTQRARPDQKVAICGASSDMQVTLRMMRVETIMPVFDTRAEAFSNIVNESISDRIRLYRWIVGPVGLVLVAGTLWWITFRTPLLASLVGTQASRNYNELLEVWDEVATMRGANADPPAWKELKRRVDDRLKPRIESLRSDQNASLRKEALVANLAVWSAVVSGDPSTKTGDDAVLESLHGFAQAIRQRSGVHVRDP; encoded by the coding sequence GTGACGACACTTGCGGCTGCCCATGACCACACGGTTTTTCCTGTCGAGCGACGCGGCGACACCCTGATCGTCACGCCGACCGGTGACCTCGGCGGCTTCGGCCGGACAGTCGTCGAGTCCGAACTGCAGAACCTCCGCAAGCTGTTCGCAGACGACGGAACCGCCAACCTCATCTTCGATCTCTCCGGAGCCCCCTACTTCGGCTCGGAGATGATCGCCGCGATGATCTCGTTCACACAGCGGGCCCGTCCCGACCAGAAGGTGGCCATCTGCGGGGCGTCGAGCGACATGCAGGTCACGCTCCGCATGATGCGTGTCGAAACGATCATGCCGGTTTTCGACACCCGTGCGGAAGCGTTCAGCAACATCGTCAACGAGTCGATCTCGGACCGCATTCGCCTGTACCGCTGGATCGTCGGGCCCGTCGGGCTGGTCCTTGTTGCCGGCACACTCTGGTGGATCACCTTTCGCACGCCGCTGCTGGCTTCCCTTGTCGGCACTCAGGCATCGCGTAACTACAACGAGCTGCTCGAAGTCTGGGACGAAGTCGCCACGATGCGGGGGGCCAATGCCGATCCGCCGGCATGGAAAGAGCTCAAGCGACGCGTCGATGACCGGCTCAAACCCCGGATTGAATCCCTTCGCAGCGATCAAAATGCTTCGCTGCGGAAAGAGGCCCTGGTGGCCAATCTCGCCGTCTGGTCCGCGGTCGTTTCCGGCGACCCGTCGACGAAAACGGGGGACGATGCCGTCCTCGAGTCGCTCCACGGTTTCGCGCAGGCAATCCGCCAGCGATCCGGAGTTCACGTGCGCGACCCGTGA